The Euwallacea similis isolate ESF13 chromosome 12, ESF131.1, whole genome shotgun sequence region acatttttttaaatgggacgccctatatattatttaaattgatatttttatttcatacttCGAAAGTGTTTAATTTCTGCAATATTTCCTGGTGTTATGTTGTAAACTTAATGTAATAATGcgccaaataaaaaaatcctttagaGCCAGATAGGGAGAACTGATGGCTACTAACTAAATGGCCAAAAACTTAATAGTTTCTTACCAGTCATAGGATTTGGCCTAATTGGAGACTCGCCCAACCTAGTCCCGGGCGCTGGAGGTCCACTGGATTGTTGCAATCTTGATAAGAAAGCTTGTTCATCTTCGGCTACTAATTCTGTTTCTCGGCTCACTGtctgtaaaattttaacaatattaaaggaatatttctaataaataaatacctaaGTAGCTCTTCACATTAGTCTAATTAAATGGAATCTCAACATAAATAGAAAATGGCTTTTTAGGTACCTTGCGAGTTGCAGGCTGAACAATGACATCCCTGTAATAATCATCAGGCTTACAGGAATGCATATTCTCATACAAAATACTGATTTTCTTCATATTATCCCAACCTGGAGGTATAAATACTGCATCTTTTTCTACCACCAAAGCGGGAGTATGGAAGGGAAATCCATAAATCCGATGAGTGAGGTACCTAATAAACAAGTCTTGTGAGTAAATTGTCCaaacataaaacaataataaaacagaCTTATATAATAAATCGCAGTTTTTGTCTTCTTTGGCGCTGGTGTAAAACAACGCCGCTCCATGTTGCAAACAGAACTTCCTGATCCACTGCTGCATAAAATCTAAATGTTCATCCCTAAAACTCTcaagtaaacaaaaaatgttggcAAGTTAAAGATTGTTGACACACCGATAATCGTGTTCCTTCTCTAAGGTTTGGATATAGTCAGTTTTAGTAACAACAACTACAATATCAAGCCCCAAGTTTGTTGTCAAAGTTCCGTCAGGCAAAGCACTACTGTCTATATCTTCACCATCATCATCTCCAAGATTCCGCGAGCTCCGCTTCATTGGTGAAGCTGGCTCCAACTCATCACCTAAATCAGCCTCGTTTTGACAATAAACTTAAAACCAATTTCAATACAAACCAGGCTCAATATACTCCAGCCACTTTTTAATCAAGGCGTGACGTTTATTCTGCCTCAAATCAATATCCAGCTTGAGCTTGTCCAAATGGTCAGCAAGGACTGACGACCAATGTTGCAGTTGTTCCAAAATACCCCAGGGAGTGGTCATAGATACTGTTAGAATCACTAACGTATCCTAGATTTTGAAATTGTATCATTGATAATGGTTGcacgttttttaatttcctggTAAGCAAGAACCTGAAAATTCTCCTCATTGAGGGCGAACTTTAATAAGTCCACATGGGCTGGATCCCCATCTAAAACCCAAACACTAAGGCGAGTGTGGTCATCGCGGTAATCATCTCGGACGTTTATGTAGGCATATTCGAGGCCTGAGCCTTTGCTGGAGTTTTCTATTCCTTGGAGCTTTGCCAcctgtgaaaaaatatttgacttttaaaataataataaaaataattgattactACTAACCAGCCACATATTCCCCATTACATCAAAAACAAACTATTCAAATGAGAGCTTaggcaatataatttttagttttatttcttACCACGGTCATACATGAACAAAAAATCGACTTTTGAATAGAAAAACATGTTTCTATTATCCTGCTTAATTGCTATATGTTGTTGTATCCTAATATATGTTTTATTGGCATAAATTTTAcctttgtttaaataaaataataaagaaaccATTTCTATTTATTTGTGGTagtagaaaaatattgttcctAACTCATGAGGAAAGTGTCTTTCTAGCACTCAACTGCTTGCCAGCTGATGGCAATCGCGTGCAAGAAAGTATCACTTTTTGCAACTCAACAACTTTGAGGAGAAATTCATGAATTAATTGTCAGTAATGGGCCTGAATCTTATCAGTTTTTcctataattattttgcattcTTGACCATTAATGGTCTAGGAGCAAACGCAAAGAATGGTTACATGGTATTACTTTTAAGAAAACAAAGGAAAGTTTTGACCCATTTAGCTAAGGACCATGGACTGGTAGGTGAAAGATTATATAGCCTAAGGACGAAATTGGGTATACCAGTGGCAGTAAGGCACAATTACATATTTCCCATAGTTTGTCAGATAAGGTTCAACTGGCCAAGGGTTACAGGAGGGATTAATTCTACAGATAGTTTACCATGGTGGTCTTTCCACTTTCATTATCACCCAATACTACGATTTGTTTGTTGGGGTTCAGCTTAGGGTTCCCATTTTGCTGGACATCGTTTAAAATGCTTTGccataaatttgtattttcttcGGGAGCAGAGTTGCTGGTATCTGTGTCCTTTGCAGTCAAGGCCATGTTCGCTTTAAATTACGACGAAGAACAATTTATAGAAATTGTCCGAAGGAAAATTTCAACTCTGGATAAACTCGgaaattggaagaaaatatGACGGAAGGTTATAGAGGAACAATGAATTGATTAGTGACGAGTGGTGACAAATCATGAATGTGACACATTGATCGATGATTAGTGACACATACCGCACTGATCAGAAATGGATCTCTTTTGGGTGACGATTTCCCAAACTGAAACTGCTGCTTTGCCAATGCTATCGGTCTGTAGCATTCAACAACTAATTCAGTCTGGGCAAAGTAACAGTTCCATTCATaccttatttataataaaaaataatttaattattcattaaaaaaattcattttgcgCTATATAtacatttgtttttataatataaattcgTTCTAATAAGAATTAGGCcaactggcaacactgcgcATTAGGCGGCCGCATTCCAATAAGCAGGACGATGATTTTATACTAGTGCATGCATCCCATGACGATGACAGCGCGCCCCGGCGTGTGGTcacaaaattacattaaattctTTGGTTATAGTCGTTATTTTTATGCCAAAGAACATTTTAGAATTTAGATATAAATTTCCATGCAGAAGTTACCGAAAAATGGCAAGATACATAGCTCAACTGATAATAGCAGGATCTCAGGTCATAGGTAGAGCTTTTGCCAGGGCTCTCAAACAGGAAATAGAGGCTTCCCAGCAAGCCGCACAGAGGCTAGGCCAGGCCAAAACTCGAAGCGAAAGGGTAGCAAATCAAAAGCTGGGCCTTTCTCTGGATGAAGCAAAgcagattttaaatatttcgaagtTATCGAAAGAGGAGATTGAAGAAAAGTAGGTGGTAGGCCAATGATGAGTATAATAAGTTGAACAAAAACATtccaatatttaattacatttttttcctagGTATAGCAGCCTCTTTAAAGCAAATGAAAATACATCCCTATATCTACAGTCAAAAATTGTAAGAGCAAAAGAAAGACTAGATCATGAGCTTAAAAACTCAGACAGtagtaaagaaaatataaaagagaACATAGAATCAAATAGAAATTCATAGCACATAGATTAACCATTGCTTTAGGTAGTGATTATTGTGATCTTTATATGCTTTTGccatataaatattatttatagtgGTTAAGTAGACAAGgaattttgttgttaatatataaataaaataaatatgtgcaATTCAGATTTATTAAACTGGTCATAACTGCTGCAGTACTAATTGTTAGCTACATGCACTGAACCAAAGTTGAAACAGGAGTTCAAAGCAAGAATTGTtaatgtaacatttaataaaaaaaacttttaatttttaaaactatattaagcaaaataacaacttttttacaataatcAAAGACAATTTTGGAACTAAGTAGTCACTATATATTCACTTTGTATCTTCTTTTTCTCTCTTTGCTACTACTCAACATTTTATTCTTCACCTTCTATTGTCTAATTATTGAATTAGCTTCTTGAACTATGGGAGTTTTATGTGTTCCATCACAAAATGGACGATTAACAGTGTGTTTGCAGTTGCAAAGCCAATACTCTTTACTTTCTTCAACTGCAAACCTTATAGGCctacaatgaaatttttctttacagTTGCATTGAATTAATTTGTCTGTATGTGacttaaataagaattttttaaactcttGCCGATACTTAAACAGGCagactttaaaagaaaacttacttttgtaaaattttaagttgatCATTTTTATGGGTCCCATCACAAAATGGTTGTTTATGGCTTCTTCCACATAGGCACCATGAATATTTCTTTCCtataagaaatataattatgtaGTAGATTcacacatttttaagaaatataaatgaaGAATTAATGATATGGCTACTTACAGCCTTAACAGTTTGATAATTCTATTTTCAGTGGCTCTAAATGAGTAAGAATACAAGGTTAGTTCTCAGTAAGTTTAAGGTACATATAAAGTTGGTTGCTAAAGCTCATTGATCTACTTTGATTACTTGTATTAACAATTATATATATGCAGTTGCTTTGAGTCATGCACTGTTACTTTTTTACATCGCTTACATTGAATTGGACTAGTTAACTGAACTGAAATGTAATGTGTTATACAGGTAGGGTATAccagttttaatgttttctcacaaataacacttttatttCGCAAATCTTTGcccttcaaaaaattaaaagtgatacaccctgtatgccCCAAGATTGAAGCTGTGGAATGCTAAAAAAGAACATTAATAAATGTACCTTACCAGCTTCCAGAAAGATGCGTATAGGTTTTTTGTCATAAACAACACCATTTGATTCTTGATTATGGGCagaaattacattttcaagTTTGTTTTTTGGTAATTCTGGAGCAGTAGTTGCGAATGCCTAAAAGTATAGAatgaaatttatgtaattaccCATAATTTAGGGAAGTAAAAGGAGAACAGGAAATCTGTGGTGTTAggaaaatttctttgatttcaaCAGAGGACATACTTTGTTTAAACGGAAATTTAGTTTCGAGCATCTACTAAGATTAATTCTTAACGATAGAGCCTGTGCGTTTACGGCCATTTTTACTAAAGGGCTTCTTTGACCTAATTATGGTATAAACAGACAATATaacaactttttgaaaaaaattattaagggGTTTGCCTTTAATTGCTGTACTTTTTGTACCTTTTTACACCAAAACgtttattaaagtaaatttgacTGAACTGAAACTGTTCTCTATTGTAGTGTGTTCAAATTTAGTGTAGTAATATGATGATCTAGGTGCACTAGACTCTGAAATCGGTAAGTTAGAAGAGGGCATGTCAAATTTGTCAAGAATGTAGACAAAATATGCTTTATTGTTTGTTTCCCAGTATTAGCGTTaaatccatttaaatttttactgaaaaaatttacatgtacttaaaaactaataaggGGTCCTGTAAAGTAAGATACGGTCCGGAATCCATCAGTCGCCGTGACAATTACTGggctcaaaaaaattttataaaaataatttgcattCTTTATCCCATCACTGTTCTAATTGTCAGAAAAGAAACGTCTCGTAATGTAATATTCAGGAGCTCCATCGATTATGGATTTTTCACTGATGAATCAAAGGATCGACACGTTCTGATGTTACACCAGTTCTTTGCATGTCTGAACAGATCGGTGTGTCATAATAGTGATTTGAAAAGTAAATCTTTCAAGGTCACTTCCGAAAATATACAACTTTACCGCCATTTAACCAACGTTTCATTTTCCTCCATATTAAACTTCGAATTTGGGGCACCCTGTAGGTACAATAcatcaaattttcattctaAACGTATTTCGGTAACCGACGAAGTATTCGTCCAATTCTCTTAAAGCGGTGTCCTATTTTAGTGAAAATGGACATTAATAGTTAGAGAAAATGTCTATTGTTCGTCCATCTCTGTTGTTGCCGTCGGCCAAGAAGATATcgaaaaggtaaaaattaatttttttaatgttattttgttGTTAGTTAAATGTACCTTGTAAAAGAAAATGGGGAGCCTCACTGAATT contains the following coding sequences:
- the Dlic gene encoding cytoplasmic dynein 1 light intermediate chain 2, with product MALTAKDTDTSNSAPEENTNLWQSILNDVQQNGNPKLNPNKQIVVLGDNESGKTTMVAKLQGIENSSKGSGLEYAYINVRDDYRDDHTRLSVWVLDGDPAHVDLLKFALNEENFQDTLVILTVSMTTPWGILEQLQHWSSVLADHLDKLKLDIDLRQNKRHALIKKWLEYIEPGDELEPASPMKRSSRNLGDDDGEDIDSSALPDGTLTTNLGLDIVVVVTKTDYIQTLEKEHDYRDEHLDFMQQWIRKFCLQHGAALFYTSAKEDKNCDLLYKYLTHRIYGFPFHTPALVVEKDAVFIPPGWDNMKKISILYENMHSCKPDDYYRDVIVQPATRKTVSRETELVAEDEQAFLSRLQQSSGPPAPGTRLGESPIRPNPMTGMQQTPRKLDGNKVVNSPGGETVLASFFNSLLHKKTGSPNTSMVNKSGSESLNDKAMMRSDAQAELDKLARKKLAPPSSGTTPNSSGIDFDASDC
- the LOC136412731 gene encoding mitochondrial import inner membrane translocase subunit TIM16-like, which encodes MARYIAQLIIAGSQVIGRAFARALKQEIEASQQAAQRLGQAKTRSERVANQKLGLSLDEAKQILNISKLSKEEIEEKYSSLFKANENTSLYLQSKIVRAKERLDHELKNSDSSKENIKENIESNRNS
- the LOC136412376 gene encoding CDGSH iron-sulfur domain-containing protein 3, mitochondrial isoform X1, with protein sequence MAVNAQALSLRINLSRCSKLNFRLNKAFATTAPELPKNKLENVISAHNQESNGVVYDKKPIRIFLEAGKKYSWCLCGRSHKQPFCDGTHKNDQLKILQKPIRFAVEESKEYWLCNCKHTVNRPFCDGTHKTPIVQEANSIIRQ
- the LOC136412376 gene encoding uncharacterized protein isoform X2; translated protein: MAVNAQALSLRINLSRCSKLNFRLNKAFATTAPELPKNKLENVISAHNQESNGVVYDKKPIRIFLEAGKERNIHGAYVEEAINNHFVMGPIKMINLKFYKSL